From Paraburkholderia sabiae, a single genomic window includes:
- a CDS encoding response regulator receiver protein: protein MSTANDALGFDVACAALEQATRDVQRLTDDPTATLAALSKARRDYDLSRMRWLRCEWELRAAAAHALRRPPLKIGPLLIVGSDKTVRESLAVLLAAKGYGRPKAVGFDAFDRTNALGRQLVIVDVPWHSVTAARWFLESFDASFDKPSFIALLQREYADDFSGKVNRVVAKPFVLQALLRAIDDVDATAARLTRRNNVPWLGELYEHQASERLACD from the coding sequence ATGTCGACGGCAAATGACGCGCTGGGATTCGACGTCGCATGCGCCGCGCTGGAGCAAGCGACTCGTGACGTGCAGCGCCTGACGGACGATCCCACCGCCACTCTCGCTGCCTTATCGAAGGCGCGGCGCGATTACGACTTGTCGAGAATGCGGTGGTTGCGGTGTGAATGGGAACTGAGGGCTGCGGCCGCTCACGCACTCAGGCGACCGCCATTAAAGATTGGTCCCTTGCTAATTGTCGGGTCCGACAAAACCGTCCGTGAGTCTCTTGCCGTTCTTCTGGCCGCCAAAGGGTACGGCCGACCTAAGGCTGTGGGTTTCGACGCTTTCGACCGTACGAATGCACTTGGCAGACAGCTTGTCATTGTGGACGTTCCCTGGCATTCGGTCACCGCGGCTCGATGGTTTCTGGAGAGCTTCGACGCGTCTTTCGACAAGCCCTCTTTCATCGCGTTGCTGCAACGGGAATATGCAGACGACTTCAGCGGCAAGGTTAATCGGGTAGTTGCCAAACCGTTCGTCCTTCAGGCACTGCTTCGGGCAATCGATGATGTCGACGCAACGGCTGCGAGGTTGACACGTCGCAACAACGTGCCGTGGCTCGGCGAGCTTTATGAGCATCAAGCGAGTGAGCGACTCGCCTGTGACTGA